A section of the Deinococcus taeanensis genome encodes:
- a CDS encoding cupin domain-containing protein: MTTYKVSQRDTTHGPDGEHHLVKGERSSMRLWHREEPNPNKPESNHEYETLGYVIEGRVDLLIGGQTISLQPGDSYLVPAGAPHTFRVTETLTALEVNTPGTSR, encoded by the coding sequence ATGACGACCTACAAAGTCAGCCAGCGTGACACCACCCACGGCCCCGACGGTGAACACCACCTCGTGAAGGGCGAACGCAGCAGCATGCGCCTGTGGCACCGCGAGGAACCCAACCCCAACAAGCCCGAAAGCAACCACGAGTACGAAACGCTGGGGTACGTCATTGAGGGCCGGGTGGACCTGCTGATCGGCGGACAGACCATCAGCCTGCAGCCCGGCGACTCCTACCTCGTGCCGGCCGGCGCGCCCCACACCTTCCGTGTCACCGAGACGCTCACTGCGCTCGAAGTGAACACGCCCGGCACCAGCCGCTGA
- a CDS encoding nuclear transport factor 2 family protein, translating into MTVTDDFMAALQAAEASGDVSGLVALHAPEVTLRNLTERTWKGQDGAQDFWETYLANFEEIRSEFTRSQEDGGLGVMEWTATGRVKGGREIKYRGVSLIDVQDGQVTAFRTYYDTAAFVVPAAAE; encoded by the coding sequence ATGACAGTCACCGATGACTTTATGGCGGCGTTGCAGGCAGCGGAAGCTTCAGGGGACGTGTCGGGCCTGGTGGCCCTGCATGCGCCGGAGGTGACGCTGCGCAACCTGACGGAGCGCACCTGGAAGGGGCAGGACGGCGCGCAGGACTTCTGGGAGACGTACCTGGCGAATTTCGAGGAGATCCGCAGTGAGTTCACGCGCTCACAGGAGGACGGCGGCCTGGGTGTGATGGAGTGGACGGCGACCGGCCGCGTGAAGGGCGGGCGGGAGATCAAGTACCGGGGGGTCAGCCTGATTGACGTGCAGGACGGCCAGGTCACGGCCTTCCGCACCTACTACGACACGGCCGCGTTCGTGGTCCCGGCCGCCGCCGAGTAG
- a CDS encoding type 1 glutamine amidotransferase domain-containing protein: MEQTLQGKTIAILAADGVEEVELLKPRQALEAAGATTHLISLKSGQIQSMEGDLTPKDRYDVDHTVTQANPSDYDGLMLPGGTVNPDKLRLDAYAMQFVRAFYDHGHPIAAICHGPWSLSETGIAQGLRMTSWPSLKHELTLAGADWVDQPVVVDRGVITSRKPDDIPAFIEKMIEEFQEGDHSSKR, translated from the coding sequence ATGGAACAGACGCTGCAGGGCAAAACCATCGCCATTCTCGCGGCCGACGGCGTGGAAGAGGTTGAACTTCTCAAACCCCGTCAGGCGCTCGAGGCGGCGGGCGCCACCACCCACCTCATCAGCCTGAAAAGCGGCCAGATTCAGAGCATGGAGGGCGACCTGACCCCCAAAGACAGATACGACGTCGATCACACCGTGACGCAGGCCAACCCCAGTGACTACGACGGTCTGATGCTGCCCGGCGGAACCGTGAACCCCGACAAGCTCCGCCTGGACGCATACGCCATGCAGTTCGTGCGGGCCTTCTACGACCACGGTCACCCCATTGCCGCCATCTGCCACGGCCCGTGGAGTCTCAGCGAGACGGGCATCGCGCAGGGCCTGCGCATGACCAGCTGGCCCAGCCTGAAGCACGAACTCACCCTGGCCGGGGCCGACTGGGTGGACCAGCCGGTCGTGGTGGACCGCGGCGTGATCACCAGCCGCAAACCCGACGACATTCCCGCATTCATTGAAAAGATGATCGAGGAGTTTCAGGAAGGCGACCACAGCAGCAAACGCTAA